In the Phaseolus vulgaris cultivar G19833 chromosome 7, P. vulgaris v2.0, whole genome shotgun sequence genome, one interval contains:
- the LOC137830681 gene encoding IQ domain-containing protein IQM6 isoform X2 — protein sequence MMVGGSVELESMFSLRSPKADMENDLFGGKPEKTRSRDSSGNWLEKNIYSPLRGQQNQWDQAALRLQKVYKSFRTRRQLADCAVLAEQRWWKALDFAELKRSSISFFDIEKPETALSRWSRARKRAAKVGKGLSKDMRARKLALQHWLEAIDPRHRYGHNLQFYYVTWLRCDSYEPFFYWLDIGEGKEVLSERCSRLKLQQQCIKYLGPVERVDYEVVIEGGRLLYKKCGKYVDTKGNAKWIFVLSTSKTLYVGQKNKGTFQHSSFLAGGATLSAGRLVAEDGVLKVVWPHSGHYLPTEENFEELMSFLMENNVDLTDVKTNPEEEDGMGELNQDIFLHNLVEAMKPPNTETESPNLLAEKLPDLRNEGSNAHSTSQPPLSKLSVRLGSKIAKIEIPKRVTLSEVFGEQENGPRTQFYSPVTSDCGYETAEESFITEEEFMVSKSNMFVENQDEEDENTIPKEQILKRIDSHKGRNSYQLANHLSTKWTTGAGPRIGCMRDYPLELQNLILEQQHLSPRKRTTAPSPRIPSLSRFSHHVAFPSSLPAAPSALIS from the exons ATGATGGTCGGAGGTTCGGTTGAGTTGGAGAGCATGTTTTCTTTAAGATCTCCTAAAGCAGATATGGAAAATGACTTGTTTGGTGGTAAACCAGAAAAAACAAGGAGTAGAGACAGTAGTGGCAACTGGTTGGAGAAGAACATATATTCGCCATTGCGGGGGCAACAGAATCAATGGGATCAAGCTGCACTGAGGTTGCAGAAAGTTTACAAAAGTTTTAGGACAAGGAGGCAACTTGCAGATTGTGCAGTTCTTGCAGAGCAGAGATG GTGGAAGGCTTTGGATTTTGCTGAACTCAAGCGCAGTTCAATATCTTTTTTCGACATTGAGAAACCGGAGACGGCCCTTTCGCGGTGGTCAAGGGCAAGAAAGAGAGCTGCCAAG GTTGGAAAGGGTCTATCTAAGGATATGAGGGCTCGCAAACTTGCTTTGCAGCACTGGCTAGAGGCA ATTGACCCTCGACATCGCTATGGTCACAATCTTCAATTTTATTATGTCACATGGCTTCGCTGTGATAGCTATGAACCTTTCTTCTATTG GCTTGATATTGGGGAAGGCAAGGAAGTACTTTCTGAGAGATGTTCCAGGTTAAAACTTCAGCAGCAGTGCATCAAATATCTGGGTCCA GTGGAAAGAGTGGATTATGAAGTAGTTATTGAGGGTGGAAGGCTCTTGTACAAGAAATGTGGGAAATATGTTGACACAAAAGGAAATGCAAAGTGGATTTTTGTACTTAGTACATCCAAGACTCTTTATGTAGGGCAGAAGAACAAGGGCACATTTCAACATTCAAGCTTCCTAGCAGGGGGAGCCACATTGTCTGCTGGTAGACTAGTGGCAGAGGATGGTGTTCTTAAG GTAGTTTGGCCTCACAGTGGGCATTATCTCCCAACAGAAGAAAATTTTGAGGAACTCATGTCATTCCTTATGGAGAATAATGTGGATCTTACAGATGTAAAG ACAAATCCAGAAGAAGAAGATGGCATGGGCGAACTGAACCAAGATATCTTCCTACACAATCTTGTAGAGGCCATGAAACCTCCAAACACTGAAACAGAAAGTCCCAACTTATTAGCTGAAAAGCTTCCTGACTTGAGAAATGAGGGTTCTAATGCTCATTCAACCTCTCAACCACCCTTGTCAAAATTGTCTGTAAGATTAGGATCAAAAATAGCAAAAATTGAGATACCAAAAAGAGTCACACTGTCTGAAGTTTTTGGAGAGCAAGAAAACGGTCCACGTACCCAATTTTATTCTCCAGTTACATCAGACTGTGGTTATGAGACAGCAGAAGAATCCTTTATAACTGAGGAAGAATTCATGGTTTCCAAATCAAACATGTTTGTTGAAAATcaagatgaagaagatgaaaatacCATTCCAAAGGAGCAAATCTTGAAGAGGATAGATTCACACAAGGGAAGGAATTCATATCAATTGGCTAATCACTTGTCTACTAAATGGACAACAGGTGCAGGCCCTCGAATTGGTTGTATGAGAGACTACCCTCTAGAGCTGCAGAATTTGATTTTGGAGCAGCAACATTTGTCTCCAAGGAAAAGAACAACAGCTCCATCTCCCCGGATTCCATCTTTATCTCGCTTCAGCCATCATGTTGCTTTTCCATCTTCTTTGCCTGCTGCTCCAAGTGCCTTAATCAGCTAG
- the LOC137830681 gene encoding IQ domain-containing protein IQM6 isoform X1, with product MMVGGSVELESMFSLRSPKADMENDLFGGKPEKTRSRDSSGNWLEKNIYSPLRGQQNQWDQAALRLQKVYKSFRTRRQLADCAVLAEQRWLVSTHVPGWKALDFAELKRSSISFFDIEKPETALSRWSRARKRAAKVGKGLSKDMRARKLALQHWLEAIDPRHRYGHNLQFYYVTWLRCDSYEPFFYWLDIGEGKEVLSERCSRLKLQQQCIKYLGPVERVDYEVVIEGGRLLYKKCGKYVDTKGNAKWIFVLSTSKTLYVGQKNKGTFQHSSFLAGGATLSAGRLVAEDGVLKVVWPHSGHYLPTEENFEELMSFLMENNVDLTDVKTNPEEEDGMGELNQDIFLHNLVEAMKPPNTETESPNLLAEKLPDLRNEGSNAHSTSQPPLSKLSVRLGSKIAKIEIPKRVTLSEVFGEQENGPRTQFYSPVTSDCGYETAEESFITEEEFMVSKSNMFVENQDEEDENTIPKEQILKRIDSHKGRNSYQLANHLSTKWTTGAGPRIGCMRDYPLELQNLILEQQHLSPRKRTTAPSPRIPSLSRFSHHVAFPSSLPAAPSALIS from the exons ATGATGGTCGGAGGTTCGGTTGAGTTGGAGAGCATGTTTTCTTTAAGATCTCCTAAAGCAGATATGGAAAATGACTTGTTTGGTGGTAAACCAGAAAAAACAAGGAGTAGAGACAGTAGTGGCAACTGGTTGGAGAAGAACATATATTCGCCATTGCGGGGGCAACAGAATCAATGGGATCAAGCTGCACTGAGGTTGCAGAAAGTTTACAAAAGTTTTAGGACAAGGAGGCAACTTGCAGATTGTGCAGTTCTTGCAGAGCAGAGATGGTTAGTTTCAACACATGTACCTGG GTGGAAGGCTTTGGATTTTGCTGAACTCAAGCGCAGTTCAATATCTTTTTTCGACATTGAGAAACCGGAGACGGCCCTTTCGCGGTGGTCAAGGGCAAGAAAGAGAGCTGCCAAG GTTGGAAAGGGTCTATCTAAGGATATGAGGGCTCGCAAACTTGCTTTGCAGCACTGGCTAGAGGCA ATTGACCCTCGACATCGCTATGGTCACAATCTTCAATTTTATTATGTCACATGGCTTCGCTGTGATAGCTATGAACCTTTCTTCTATTG GCTTGATATTGGGGAAGGCAAGGAAGTACTTTCTGAGAGATGTTCCAGGTTAAAACTTCAGCAGCAGTGCATCAAATATCTGGGTCCA GTGGAAAGAGTGGATTATGAAGTAGTTATTGAGGGTGGAAGGCTCTTGTACAAGAAATGTGGGAAATATGTTGACACAAAAGGAAATGCAAAGTGGATTTTTGTACTTAGTACATCCAAGACTCTTTATGTAGGGCAGAAGAACAAGGGCACATTTCAACATTCAAGCTTCCTAGCAGGGGGAGCCACATTGTCTGCTGGTAGACTAGTGGCAGAGGATGGTGTTCTTAAG GTAGTTTGGCCTCACAGTGGGCATTATCTCCCAACAGAAGAAAATTTTGAGGAACTCATGTCATTCCTTATGGAGAATAATGTGGATCTTACAGATGTAAAG ACAAATCCAGAAGAAGAAGATGGCATGGGCGAACTGAACCAAGATATCTTCCTACACAATCTTGTAGAGGCCATGAAACCTCCAAACACTGAAACAGAAAGTCCCAACTTATTAGCTGAAAAGCTTCCTGACTTGAGAAATGAGGGTTCTAATGCTCATTCAACCTCTCAACCACCCTTGTCAAAATTGTCTGTAAGATTAGGATCAAAAATAGCAAAAATTGAGATACCAAAAAGAGTCACACTGTCTGAAGTTTTTGGAGAGCAAGAAAACGGTCCACGTACCCAATTTTATTCTCCAGTTACATCAGACTGTGGTTATGAGACAGCAGAAGAATCCTTTATAACTGAGGAAGAATTCATGGTTTCCAAATCAAACATGTTTGTTGAAAATcaagatgaagaagatgaaaatacCATTCCAAAGGAGCAAATCTTGAAGAGGATAGATTCACACAAGGGAAGGAATTCATATCAATTGGCTAATCACTTGTCTACTAAATGGACAACAGGTGCAGGCCCTCGAATTGGTTGTATGAGAGACTACCCTCTAGAGCTGCAGAATTTGATTTTGGAGCAGCAACATTTGTCTCCAAGGAAAAGAACAACAGCTCCATCTCCCCGGATTCCATCTTTATCTCGCTTCAGCCATCATGTTGCTTTTCCATCTTCTTTGCCTGCTGCTCCAAGTGCCTTAATCAGCTAG
- the LOC137830683 gene encoding homogentisate solanesyltransferase, chloroplastic-like isoform X1 encodes MKDFSDNSFQLRMELSLSPTAHRLPSTIPSLKSAIVCTKATLGFSTYFHSIGLQHHQHKCCSIPVSKRPQRPTSIRACTGVGAAGSDRPLVERILDLKDACWRFLRPHTIRGTALGSFALVARALIEHTNLIKWSLLFKAFSGLFALICGNGYIVGINQIYDISIDKVNKPYLPIAAGDLSVQSAWFLVIFFAVAGLFIVGFNFGPFILSLYTLGLFLGTIYSVPPLRMKRFPVAAFLIIATVRGFLLNFGVYYATRAALGLAFEWSSPVVFITTFVTFFALVIAITKDLPDVEGDRKYQISTFATKLGVRNIAFLGSGILLMNYIVSVLAAIYMPQDFRRWLLIPAHMTFAISLIYQVRVLEQANYTKDAISEFYRFIWNLFYAEYAIFPFI; translated from the exons AT GAAAGACTTTTCAGACAATTCTTTTCAGCTTCGAATGGAGCTCTCACTCTCTCCAACTGCACATCGCCTTCCTTCCACAATTCCCTCTTTGAAATCAGCTATAGTGTGCACCAAAGCCACTCTAGGATTTTCCACATACTTCCACTCAATTGGGTTGCAACATCACCAACACAAATGCTGCTCAATTCCGGTTTCCAAGAGACCCCAGAGACCCACTTCCATAAGG GCTTGCACTGGAGTTGGAGCCGCTGGATCTGATCGTCCATTAGTTGAGAGAATTTTAGATTTGAAAGATGCTTGCTGGAGATTTTTAAGGCCACATACTATACGTGGTACAGCACTAGGCTCATT TGCTTTGGTGGCAAGAGCATTGATTGAGCACACAAATTTGATCAAGTGGTCTCTTTTGTTCAAAGCTTTCTCTGGTCTTTTTGCTCTGATCTGTGGAAATGGTTATATAGTTGGCATCAATCAAATCTATGACATTAGCATTGACAA GGTAAACAAACCTTATTTACCTATAGCTGCTGGAGATCTTTCTGTCCAATCTGCATGGTTCTTGGTTATATTTTTTGCAGTAGCTGGCCTGTTTATTGTGGGGTTCAACTTTGGGCCCTTCATTTTATCTCTTTACACACTTGGCCTTTTCTTGGGTACCATCTATTCCGTTCCTCCACTTAGAATGAAACGCTTTCCTGTTGCTGCATTTCTTATAATTGCTACG GTACGGGGTTTTCTCCTTAACTTTGGTGTCTACTATGCCACTAGAGCTGCCCTTGGACTTGCATTTGAATGGAG CTCTCCTGTGGTTTTCATCACAACCTTTGTAACATTTTTCGCATTGGTAATTGCTATAACAAAAGATCTTCCTGACGTTGAAGGAGATCGCAA GTATCAAATATCAACCTTTGCTACAAAATTAGGAGTTCGGAACATTGCTTTCCTTGGTTCTGGAATTTTGCTGATGAACTATATTGTTTCAGTATTGGCAGCAATTTATATGCCTCAG GATTTCAGGCGTTGGTTGCTCATACCAGCTCATATGACTTTTGCAATAAGCTTGATTTACCAG GTACGGGTACTAGAACAAGCAAATTATACCAAG GATGCAATATCAGAATTCTATCGATTCATATGGAATCTGTTCTATGCTGAGTATGCAATATTTCCTTTCATATAG
- the LOC137830683 gene encoding homogentisate solanesyltransferase, chloroplastic-like isoform X2, with protein MELSLSPTAHRLPSTIPSLKSAIVCTKATLGFSTYFHSIGLQHHQHKCCSIPVSKRPQRPTSIRACTGVGAAGSDRPLVERILDLKDACWRFLRPHTIRGTALGSFALVARALIEHTNLIKWSLLFKAFSGLFALICGNGYIVGINQIYDISIDKVNKPYLPIAAGDLSVQSAWFLVIFFAVAGLFIVGFNFGPFILSLYTLGLFLGTIYSVPPLRMKRFPVAAFLIIATVRGFLLNFGVYYATRAALGLAFEWSSPVVFITTFVTFFALVIAITKDLPDVEGDRKYQISTFATKLGVRNIAFLGSGILLMNYIVSVLAAIYMPQDFRRWLLIPAHMTFAISLIYQVRVLEQANYTKDAISEFYRFIWNLFYAEYAIFPFI; from the exons ATGGAGCTCTCACTCTCTCCAACTGCACATCGCCTTCCTTCCACAATTCCCTCTTTGAAATCAGCTATAGTGTGCACCAAAGCCACTCTAGGATTTTCCACATACTTCCACTCAATTGGGTTGCAACATCACCAACACAAATGCTGCTCAATTCCGGTTTCCAAGAGACCCCAGAGACCCACTTCCATAAGG GCTTGCACTGGAGTTGGAGCCGCTGGATCTGATCGTCCATTAGTTGAGAGAATTTTAGATTTGAAAGATGCTTGCTGGAGATTTTTAAGGCCACATACTATACGTGGTACAGCACTAGGCTCATT TGCTTTGGTGGCAAGAGCATTGATTGAGCACACAAATTTGATCAAGTGGTCTCTTTTGTTCAAAGCTTTCTCTGGTCTTTTTGCTCTGATCTGTGGAAATGGTTATATAGTTGGCATCAATCAAATCTATGACATTAGCATTGACAA GGTAAACAAACCTTATTTACCTATAGCTGCTGGAGATCTTTCTGTCCAATCTGCATGGTTCTTGGTTATATTTTTTGCAGTAGCTGGCCTGTTTATTGTGGGGTTCAACTTTGGGCCCTTCATTTTATCTCTTTACACACTTGGCCTTTTCTTGGGTACCATCTATTCCGTTCCTCCACTTAGAATGAAACGCTTTCCTGTTGCTGCATTTCTTATAATTGCTACG GTACGGGGTTTTCTCCTTAACTTTGGTGTCTACTATGCCACTAGAGCTGCCCTTGGACTTGCATTTGAATGGAG CTCTCCTGTGGTTTTCATCACAACCTTTGTAACATTTTTCGCATTGGTAATTGCTATAACAAAAGATCTTCCTGACGTTGAAGGAGATCGCAA GTATCAAATATCAACCTTTGCTACAAAATTAGGAGTTCGGAACATTGCTTTCCTTGGTTCTGGAATTTTGCTGATGAACTATATTGTTTCAGTATTGGCAGCAATTTATATGCCTCAG GATTTCAGGCGTTGGTTGCTCATACCAGCTCATATGACTTTTGCAATAAGCTTGATTTACCAG GTACGGGTACTAGAACAAGCAAATTATACCAAG GATGCAATATCAGAATTCTATCGATTCATATGGAATCTGTTCTATGCTGAGTATGCAATATTTCCTTTCATATAG
- the LOC137830685 gene encoding albumin-2-like translates to MGMNPDAAFDVYDYLSDEPEVSTYIDSAFRSSSTNEVYFFLQEKYMRLYYTPGQPTQTDDKILRDLDWICYDFPSLEHSSFAAYGIKCSFDTEGYKAYLFSECYCVYFDYANDKILSFCAIDVMFPVLENTVFENDIDSAFRSSRGKEVYLFKGNKYGCLDYDSKQLIGPIRNITNGFPVLKGTIFEDGIDACFASHKENEAYLFKGENYVLINFIDDTLVDDVKPIIDGWSSLRGILPLGNPVDDGYPHKVGTNRYRYRTIEDADDEEE, encoded by the coding sequence ATGGGAATGAATCCAGATGCTGCTTTTGACGTTTATGACTATTTATCTGACGAACCAGAGGTATCAACTTACATAGATTCTGCATTTCGTTCATCAAGTACAAATGAAGTTTATTTCTTCTTACAAGAGAAGTACATGCGGTTGTATTACACTCCTGGACAGCCGACACAGACAGATGATAAGATTTTGAGAGATTTGGATTGGATTTGTTATGACTTTCCATCACTTGAGCATTCGTCATTTGCAGCATATGGTATAAAATGTTCCTTTGACACTGAAGGCTACAAAGCATATCTCTTCTCTGAGTGTTATTGTGTCTACTTTGACTATGCCAATGACAAGATACTATCATTTTGTGCAATTGATGTAATGTTTCCCGTCCTAGAAAACACGGTGTTTGAGAATGACATAGACTCTGCATTCAGGTCATCCAGAGGAAAAGAAGTTTACTTATTCAAGGGCAATAAGTATGGTTGCTTAGACTATGATTCTAAGCAACTTATTGGCCCCATTCGTAACATCACTAATGGATTTCCTGTTTTGAAAGGTACCATCTTTGAAGATGGAATTGATGCATGTTTCGCTTCTCATAAGGAGAATGAAGCTTATCTTTTCAAGGGAGAAAACTATGTACTGATCAATTTCATAGATGACACTCTTGTGGATGATGTGAAGCCCATCATTGATGGTTGGTCATCTCTTAGAGGCATTCTGCCTCTTGGTAATCCAGTAGATGATGGTTATCCTCACAAAGTTGGTACTAATCGTTATCGTTATCGTACAATAGAAGATGCAGATGATGAAGAAGAGTAG